In Mycolicibacterium phocaicum, one DNA window encodes the following:
- a CDS encoding Rv1476 family membrane protein: MPFLPAFIPPDVCATVGQDPAKTPVDVCMATVITQVRDGGVSAPGIAPPAKAPATPQEAKQAAEAAQEAAALRQVVADAHAKGIDLKIVVLPTSPGIDTPLRDIAADVGHVYPESTVLTLSPGFAGSVSPTYDRSLLEAGQDLAKTPSVVQNSKNFVSQLETPIFPWTSFTLVVILGVVAAAVGTRFLQVRARKSAAAAAPQDAVAPASQ; encoded by the coding sequence ATGCCGTTTCTGCCGGCGTTCATTCCGCCGGACGTGTGCGCGACGGTCGGGCAGGATCCGGCCAAGACGCCCGTCGACGTGTGCATGGCGACGGTGATCACACAGGTGCGTGACGGTGGGGTCAGTGCGCCGGGCATCGCGCCGCCGGCGAAGGCGCCGGCCACGCCGCAGGAGGCGAAGCAGGCCGCCGAGGCCGCGCAGGAGGCCGCCGCGTTGCGTCAGGTTGTCGCCGACGCGCACGCCAAGGGCATCGACCTCAAGATCGTGGTGTTGCCCACGAGTCCGGGTATCGACACCCCGTTGCGTGACATCGCCGCGGACGTCGGCCATGTGTATCCCGAGTCGACGGTGCTGACCCTCAGTCCGGGTTTCGCCGGCTCGGTCAGCCCGACTTATGACCGGTCGCTGTTGGAAGCCGGTCAGGACCTCGCGAAGACGCCGAGCGTTGTGCAGAACTCGAAGAATTTTGTGAGTCAGCTGGAAACGCCGATATTTCCCTGGACGTCGTTCACCCTGGTGGTCATCCTCGGGGTGGTAGCAGCTGCTGTGGGTACCCGGTTCCTGCAGGTCCGCGCCCGAAAGTCGGCCGCCGCGGCCGCGCCGCAGGACGCCGTCGCGCCCGCATCTCAGTAG
- the ripA gene encoding NlpC/P60 family peptidoglycan endopeptidase RipA: MGRSIRPFTGGLATRLGSRVGTGSLVFGVMTASVFASGIASAQPGGSEIASLVTDLANANQKLQDLGAAIQTRQESVNKAIADVQTARDNAATAQQEIDTSQSGLKDANAAIAAAQAHFDKYAEAAYINGPSVNYLTATDPGEMINTAATGQALTISSQEAIADLQRTRTELANRESAARLAKQKADQAVKDAQASQDDAVKALTDARTTFADQQTQLDQLVSQRDAAQAKLNAARTQWAANPGSAGASGTPAADPGRYAANWDGAPAAAGPRKWDDGGWDPTLPKIPSANIPGDPIAVINNVLGMTATSAQVTQQMGHSFLQKLGLVPADVTKSGFTNGAIPRVYGKQASEYVIKRAMSQIGVPYSWGGGTAAGPGTGIDSGAGTVGFDCSGLILYAFAGVGIKLPHYSGNQYEMGRKIPTAQARRGDVIFYGPGGSQHVTLYLGNGQMLEAPYTGSTVKVSPVRTSGMTPYVIRYIEY, encoded by the coding sequence ATGGGACGCAGCATTCGCCCCTTCACCGGTGGGCTGGCCACCCGGCTGGGCAGTCGCGTCGGTACCGGGTCACTGGTATTCGGTGTCATGACCGCGTCCGTGTTCGCATCCGGTATCGCGTCGGCCCAACCCGGCGGCAGTGAGATCGCGTCCCTGGTAACGGATCTCGCCAACGCCAACCAGAAGCTGCAGGACCTCGGCGCCGCCATCCAGACCCGGCAGGAATCGGTCAACAAGGCCATCGCCGACGTGCAGACCGCCCGCGACAACGCCGCGACGGCACAGCAGGAGATCGACACCAGCCAGAGCGGACTCAAGGACGCGAATGCGGCCATCGCGGCCGCCCAGGCGCATTTCGACAAGTACGCCGAGGCCGCCTACATCAACGGGCCCTCGGTCAATTACCTGACCGCGACCGATCCCGGCGAGATGATCAACACCGCCGCCACCGGCCAGGCGCTGACCATCAGCTCGCAGGAGGCCATCGCCGACCTGCAGCGCACCCGGACCGAACTGGCCAACCGCGAATCCGCGGCCCGGCTCGCGAAGCAGAAGGCCGACCAGGCCGTCAAAGACGCACAGGCCAGCCAGGACGACGCCGTCAAGGCCCTGACCGATGCCCGCACCACGTTCGCCGACCAGCAGACCCAGCTCGATCAGCTGGTCAGTCAGCGCGATGCGGCGCAGGCCAAGCTCAACGCGGCACGCACGCAATGGGCGGCGAATCCGGGGTCGGCCGGCGCATCCGGAACGCCGGCGGCCGATCCCGGCCGGTACGCCGCCAACTGGGACGGCGCCCCCGCCGCCGCCGGTCCCCGCAAGTGGGACGACGGCGGCTGGGACCCGACGCTGCCCAAGATTCCCAGCGCCAACATCCCCGGCGACCCGATCGCCGTCATCAACAACGTGCTCGGCATGACCGCCACGTCGGCACAGGTCACCCAGCAGATGGGCCACAGCTTCCTGCAGAAGCTCGGCCTGGTGCCCGCCGACGTCACCAAGAGCGGCTTCACCAACGGCGCCATCCCGCGCGTCTACGGCAAGCAGGCCTCGGAATACGTCATCAAGCGCGCCATGTCGCAGATCGGCGTCCCGTACTCCTGGGGCGGTGGCACGGCCGCCGGCCCGGGCACGGGCATCGACTCGGGTGCCGGCACCGTCGGCTTCGACTGCTCGGGCCTGATCCTCTATGCCTTCGCGGGTGTGGGCATCAAGCTGCCGCACTACTCGGGCAACCAGTACGAGATGGGCCGCAAGATCCCGACTGCGCAGGCCCGCCGCGGTGACGTCATCTTCTACGGCCCCGGTGGCAGCCAGCACGTGACCCTGTACCTCGGCAACGGGCAGATGCTCGAAGCGCCCTACACCGGTTCGACCGTCAAGGTCTCGCCGGTACGAACCAGCGGCATGACGCCGTACGTGATCCGTTACATCGAATACTGA
- the ripB gene encoding NlpC/P60 family peptidoglycan endopeptidase RipB translates to MGIALQGKEFHRRDLLAGVGALALAFAFGPAPSAVADPDGGWDPTLPMRASSGAPGDPVAIANATFQASQLALQTTQNLGQSFLSSLGLGGKPSGGGGGSATMMPGGRVGGKQAIEYVIRRGGSQMGVPYSWGGGTLTGPGPGVDYDAGKIGYDCSGFTRYAYAGVGVQIPKYSGDQYNTGRAIPPSQAKRGDLIFYGPGGSQHVTIYLGNGKMLEASGSAGKVTVSPVRTAGMSPHLSRIIET, encoded by the coding sequence TTGGGTATTGCATTGCAGGGCAAGGAATTTCACCGGAGAGACCTCCTCGCGGGCGTAGGCGCGCTGGCGCTGGCGTTCGCGTTCGGGCCTGCGCCGAGTGCGGTTGCCGACCCCGACGGCGGGTGGGACCCGACGCTGCCCATGCGGGCCAGCTCGGGTGCTCCGGGTGACCCGGTGGCCATCGCCAACGCGACCTTCCAGGCCAGCCAGCTCGCCCTGCAGACCACCCAGAACCTCGGCCAGAGCTTCCTGTCCAGCCTCGGCCTGGGCGGCAAGCCCAGCGGCGGTGGCGGCGGCAGCGCCACGATGATGCCCGGCGGCCGGGTCGGCGGGAAGCAGGCCATCGAATACGTCATCCGGCGCGGCGGCTCCCAGATGGGTGTCCCGTACTCGTGGGGTGGCGGCACCCTGACCGGTCCGGGTCCCGGCGTCGACTACGACGCCGGCAAGATCGGCTACGACTGTTCGGGTTTCACGCGCTACGCCTACGCCGGCGTCGGCGTCCAGATTCCCAAGTACTCGGGCGACCAGTACAACACCGGCCGCGCGATCCCGCCGTCACAGGCCAAGCGTGGCGACCTGATCTTCTACGGCCCGGGCGGCAGCCAGCACGTCACGATCTACCTCGGCAACGGAAAGATGCTCGAGGCGTCCGGCAGTGCCGGCAAGGTGACGGTCAGTCCGGTCCGGACGGCCGGCATGTCGCCGCACCTGTCGCGCATCATCGAGACCTGA
- a CDS encoding DUF58 domain-containing protein, with protein sequence MTASGSDRSASPQTGRSVDLPSLQRGQIRDPELSAALRKLELTVRRKLDGVLHGDHQGLIPGPGSEPGESRLYQPGDDVRRMDWSVTARTTHPHVRQMIADRELETWLVVDMSASLDFGTAGCEKRDLAVAAAASIAFLNSGGGNRLGAVISNGDTVRRVPALSGRLHEQELLRAIATTPKAPAGVRGDLAAAIDALRRPERRRGMAVIISDFLGPINWMRPLRAIAGRHEVLGIEIIDPRDVELPAVGDVVLQDAESGITKEFTIDEQLRDDFARAAQAHRDEVARTLRRCDAPLLTLRTDRDWIADVVRFVANRRRGAMAAR encoded by the coding sequence GTGACCGCCTCCGGGTCTGATCGTTCGGCTTCGCCACAGACCGGCCGGTCCGTCGATCTGCCGTCACTGCAGCGCGGCCAGATTCGGGATCCCGAACTGTCGGCCGCACTGCGCAAGCTGGAGCTCACCGTCCGGCGCAAGCTGGACGGTGTCCTCCACGGCGACCACCAGGGCCTGATCCCCGGGCCCGGCTCGGAGCCGGGGGAGTCGCGGCTGTACCAGCCCGGCGACGACGTCCGCCGGATGGACTGGTCCGTCACGGCCCGCACGACGCACCCGCACGTGCGGCAGATGATCGCGGACCGGGAGCTGGAGACCTGGCTCGTCGTCGACATGTCGGCGAGCCTGGATTTCGGCACCGCGGGCTGTGAGAAGCGTGATCTGGCGGTCGCCGCGGCGGCCTCCATCGCGTTCCTCAACAGCGGCGGCGGTAACCGGCTGGGCGCCGTCATCTCGAACGGCGACACCGTCCGCCGGGTACCCGCACTCTCCGGCCGGCTGCACGAGCAGGAGCTGCTGCGCGCCATCGCCACCACACCCAAGGCCCCGGCGGGGGTCCGCGGTGACCTGGCCGCGGCCATCGACGCCCTGCGCCGCCCGGAGCGGCGCCGCGGCATGGCGGTGATCATCAGTGACTTCCTCGGCCCGATCAACTGGATGCGCCCGCTGCGGGCCATCGCGGGCCGGCACGAGGTGCTGGGCATCGAGATCATCGACCCGCGTGACGTGGAGCTGCCGGCGGTCGGGGACGTGGTGTTGCAGGACGCCGAGTCCGGCATCACCAAGGAATTCACCATCGACGAGCAACTTCGGGACGACTTCGCCCGCGCCGCCCAGGCGCACCGCGACGAAGTGGCCCGCACGCTGCGTCGATGTGATGCCCCGCTGCTGACGCTGCGCACCGACCGCGACTGGATCGCCGACGTCGTCCGGTTCGTGGCGAACCGTCGCCGCGGCGCCATGGCGGCCCGGTAG
- the fabG1 gene encoding 3-oxoacyl-ACP reductase FabG1 produces MSDSAATEAAPGRPAFVSRSVLVTGGNRGIGLAIAQRLAADGHKVAVTHRGSGAPEGLFGVVCDVTDTEAVDRAFKEVEEHQGPVEVLVSNAGISKDAFLMRMTEERFTEVINANLTGAFRVTQRASRSMQRKRFGRIIYIGSVSGMWGIGNQANYAAAKAGLIGMARSISRELSKAGVTANVVAPGYIDTEMTRALDERIQEGALEFIPAKRVGTAEDVAGAVSFLASEDAGYIAGAVIPVDGGMGMGH; encoded by the coding sequence ATGAGTGACAGTGCTGCCACTGAGGCTGCTCCCGGCCGTCCGGCCTTCGTTTCCCGTTCCGTGCTGGTCACCGGTGGTAACCGGGGCATCGGCCTGGCCATCGCGCAGCGCCTGGCCGCGGACGGCCACAAGGTCGCGGTGACCCACCGTGGTTCGGGTGCGCCCGAGGGCCTGTTCGGCGTCGTGTGTGACGTCACCGACACCGAGGCCGTCGACCGCGCGTTCAAAGAGGTCGAGGAGCACCAGGGCCCCGTCGAGGTGCTGGTGTCCAACGCCGGCATCTCCAAGGACGCGTTCCTCATGCGCATGACCGAGGAGCGGTTCACCGAGGTCATCAACGCCAACCTCACCGGTGCGTTCCGCGTGACGCAGCGCGCGTCGCGCAGCATGCAGCGCAAGCGCTTCGGCCGCATCATCTACATCGGCTCGGTCTCGGGCATGTGGGGCATCGGCAACCAGGCCAACTACGCCGCCGCAAAGGCCGGCCTGATCGGCATGGCGCGCTCCATCTCGCGCGAGCTCTCCAAGGCCGGCGTCACCGCCAACGTCGTCGCCCCCGGTTACATCGACACCGAGATGACGCGGGCCCTCGACGAGCGCATCCAGGAAGGCGCGCTGGAGTTCATCCCGGCCAAGCGCGTCGGCACCGCCGAAGACGTCGCCGGTGCGGTGAGCTTCCTGGCCTCCGAGGACGCCGGCTACATCGCCGGTGCGGTCATCCCGGTCGATGGCGGCATGGGCATGGGTCACTGA
- the moxR1 gene encoding chaperone MoxR1, translated as MTSPSGPPDGAGGYPGPAPTQGYPPGAHAAPAAQQPVSASLQSEVHTLERAIFEVKRIIVGQDQLVERMLVGLLAKGHVLLEGVPGVAKTLAVETFAKVVGGSFARIQFTPDLVPTDIVGTRIYRVGKEEFDIELGPVMVNFLLADEINRAPAKVQSALLEVMAERKISIGGKTFPLPSPFLVMATQNPIEQEGVYQLPEAQRDRFLFKLNVGYPSPEEEREIIYRMGVKPPEPKQILTTEDLLRLQDVAANTFVHHALVDYVVRIVTATREPEKFGMPDAKAWIAYGASPRASLGIISASRALALVRGRDYVIPQDVVEVIPDVLRHRLVLTYDALADEISAETVVNRILQTVALPQVNAIPQQGHSVPPVMAGAAGVSGR; from the coding sequence ATGACGTCACCGAGTGGGCCGCCCGACGGCGCCGGAGGCTACCCAGGCCCGGCACCCACGCAGGGTTACCCGCCCGGGGCGCACGCCGCCCCCGCCGCGCAGCAGCCCGTCAGCGCGTCGTTGCAGTCCGAGGTGCACACCCTCGAGCGCGCCATCTTCGAGGTCAAGCGGATCATCGTCGGCCAGGACCAGCTGGTCGAGCGGATGCTGGTCGGCCTGCTGGCCAAGGGCCACGTCCTGCTCGAAGGTGTGCCGGGTGTCGCCAAGACCCTCGCCGTCGAGACCTTCGCCAAGGTCGTCGGCGGCTCGTTCGCCCGTATCCAGTTCACCCCTGACCTGGTGCCCACCGACATCGTCGGTACCCGCATCTACCGCGTCGGCAAGGAAGAGTTCGACATCGAGCTCGGCCCGGTCATGGTGAACTTCCTGCTCGCCGACGAGATCAACCGCGCGCCCGCCAAGGTGCAGTCGGCGCTGCTGGAGGTCATGGCCGAGCGCAAGATCTCCATCGGCGGCAAGACCTTCCCGCTGCCCAGCCCCTTCCTGGTCATGGCGACCCAGAACCCGATCGAGCAGGAAGGCGTGTACCAGCTGCCCGAGGCGCAGCGCGACCGCTTCCTGTTCAAGCTCAACGTCGGCTACCCGTCGCCCGAGGAAGAGCGCGAGATCATCTACCGGATGGGCGTCAAGCCGCCGGAGCCCAAGCAGATCCTCACCACCGAGGACCTACTGCGCCTGCAGGACGTGGCCGCCAACACCTTCGTGCACCACGCCCTCGTCGACTACGTGGTCCGCATCGTGACCGCCACCCGTGAGCCGGAGAAGTTCGGCATGCCCGACGCCAAGGCATGGATCGCCTACGGTGCCTCGCCGCGTGCCTCGCTCGGCATCATCAGCGCCTCGCGTGCGCTGGCGCTGGTGCGCGGCCGCGACTACGTCATCCCGCAGGACGTCGTCGAGGTCATCCCGGATGTGCTGCGGCACCGCCTCGTGCTCACCTACGACGCGCTCGCCGACGAGATCTCCGCCGAGACCGTCGTCAACCGCATCCTGCAGACTGTCGCGCTGCCGCAGGTGAATGCCATTCCGCAGCAAGGACATTCGGTTCCGCCCGTGATGGCCGGCGCAGCTGGGGTCTCTGGTCGGTGA
- the inhA gene encoding NADH-dependent enoyl-ACP reductase InhA: MAGLLEGKRILVTGIITDSSIAFHIAKVAQEQGAELVLTGFDRMKLIQRIADRLPNPAPLLELDVQNEEHLASLGERVTEVIGAGNKLDGVVHSIGFMPQSGMGINPFFDAPYEDVAKGIHISAYSYAALAKALLPIMNEGGGIVGMDFDPTRAMPAYNWMTVAKSALESVNRFVAREAGKYGVRSNLVAAGPIRTLAMSAIVGGALGDEAGQQMQLLEEGWDQRAPIGWNMKDPTPVAKTVCALLSEWLPATTGSIIYADGGASTQLL; encoded by the coding sequence ATGGCAGGTTTGCTCGAAGGCAAGCGGATCCTGGTCACCGGGATCATCACCGACTCGTCCATCGCGTTCCACATCGCGAAGGTCGCCCAGGAGCAGGGCGCCGAGCTGGTGCTCACCGGCTTCGACCGGATGAAGCTCATCCAGCGCATCGCCGACCGGCTGCCCAACCCGGCACCGCTGCTGGAGCTCGACGTGCAGAACGAGGAGCACCTGGCCTCGCTCGGTGAGCGTGTCACCGAGGTGATCGGCGCGGGCAACAAGCTCGACGGCGTCGTGCACTCCATCGGCTTCATGCCGCAGAGCGGCATGGGCATCAACCCGTTCTTCGACGCGCCCTACGAGGACGTCGCCAAGGGCATCCACATCTCGGCCTACTCGTACGCCGCGCTGGCCAAGGCGCTGCTGCCGATCATGAACGAAGGCGGCGGCATCGTCGGCATGGACTTCGACCCGACCCGCGCCATGCCCGCCTACAACTGGATGACGGTCGCCAAGAGCGCGCTCGAGTCGGTCAACCGGTTCGTCGCGCGCGAGGCCGGCAAGTACGGCGTGCGCTCCAATCTCGTTGCGGCAGGCCCCATCCGGACCCTGGCCATGAGCGCCATCGTCGGCGGCGCGCTGGGCGACGAGGCCGGCCAGCAGATGCAGCTGCTCGAAGAGGGCTGGGATCAGCGCGCGCCGATCGGCTGGAACATGAAGGACCCGACGCCGGTCGCCAAGACCGTGTGTGCGCTGCTGTCCGAATGGCTGCCCGCGACCACCGGCTCGATCATCTACGCCGACGGTGGCGCCAGCACCCAGCTGCTCTGA